A window from Cinclus cinclus chromosome 4, bCinCin1.1, whole genome shotgun sequence encodes these proteins:
- the LOC134043469 gene encoding NADH-cytochrome b5 reductase 3 isoform X1 — protein sequence MGAQLSVLRQVVTYPIWLIYSTVMRLFRNPRPAITLKDPEVKYALRLIDKEEVSHDTRRFRFALPSMEHVLGLPLGQHIYLSARIDGALVVRPYTPVSSDDDKGFVDLVVKVYFRGVHPKFPDGGKMSQYLDSLKIGDTIDFRGPSGLLVYKGKGKFDIRPEKKAEPVTKTVKYVGMIAGGTGITPMLQIIRAIIKDKDDPTVCQLLFANQSEKDILLRSELDEIQAQNPSRFKCWYTLDTAPENWDYSQGFVNQEMIRDHLPPPQNDVLILMCGPPPMIQYACIPNLDKLGYAKDMRFSF from the exons ttgcGTCAGGTTGTGACATACCCAATATGGCTGATCTACAGCACCGTCATGAGGCTTTTCAGGAATCCCAGGCCTGCAATTACCCTGAAGGACCCAGAAGTGAAGTATGCACTGAGGCTGATTGATAAGGAG gAAGTTAGTCATGACACAAGGAGATTTCGATTTGCTCTCCCTTCCATGGAGCACGTTCTGGGTCTCCCTCTAG GGCAGCATATCTACCTGTCTGCACGGATTGATGGAGCTCTGGTTGTCAGACCTTACACTCCAGTTTCCAGTGATGATGACAAGGGCTTTGTGGATCTTGTTGTCAAG GTCTACTTCAGAGGTGTCCATCCCAAGTTTCCTGATGGGGGGAAGATGTCTCAATACTTGGACAGTCTGAAAATAGGGGACACCATTGACTTCAGAGGACCAAGTGGCCTCCTTGTGTACAAAGGAAAAG GCAAGTTTGATATTCGGCCAGAAAAGAAAGCTGAACCAGTTACCAAGACAGTGAAATACGTGGGGATGATTGCAGGGGGCACTG GGATAACGCCTATGCTGCAGATCATTCGAGCAATCATAAAGGACAAAGATGACCCCACTGTTTGCCAGCTGCTGTTTGCTAATCAG TCTGAGAAGGATATCCTGTTACGTTCCGAGCTCGATGAGATCCAGGCTCAGAATCCCAGTCGCTTCAAGTGTTGGTACACGCTGGACACAGCACCTGAAA attgGGATTACAGCCAAGGATTTGTGAACCAAGAGATGATCAGAGACCACCTGCCCCCACCTCAGAACGATGTTCTGATCCTCATGTGTGGACCTCCTCCAATGATCCAGTACGCTTGCATTCCCAACCTGGACAAACTGGGCTATGCCAAGGACATGAGGTTCTCCTTCTAA
- the LOC134043469 gene encoding NADH-cytochrome b5 reductase 3 isoform X2: MGAQLSVLRQVVTYPIWLIYSTVMRLFRNPRPAITLKDPEVKYALRLIDKEVVSHDTRRFRFALPSMEHVLGLPLGQHIYLSARIDGALVVRPYTPVSSDDDKGFVDLVVKVYFRGVHPKFPDGGKMSQYLDSLKIGDTIDFRGPSGLLVYKGKGKFDIRPEKKAEPVTKTVKYVGMIAGGTGITPMLQIIRAIIKDKDDPTVCQLLFANQSEKDILLRSELDEIQAQNPSRFKCWYTLDTAPENWDYSQGFVNQEMIRDHLPPPQNDVLILMCGPPPMIQYACIPNLDKLGYAKDMRFSF; encoded by the exons ttgcGTCAGGTTGTGACATACCCAATATGGCTGATCTACAGCACCGTCATGAGGCTTTTCAGGAATCCCAGGCCTGCAATTACCCTGAAGGACCCAGAAGTGAAGTATGCACTGAGGCTGATTGATAAGGAGGTAG TTAGTCATGACACAAGGAGATTTCGATTTGCTCTCCCTTCCATGGAGCACGTTCTGGGTCTCCCTCTAG GGCAGCATATCTACCTGTCTGCACGGATTGATGGAGCTCTGGTTGTCAGACCTTACACTCCAGTTTCCAGTGATGATGACAAGGGCTTTGTGGATCTTGTTGTCAAG GTCTACTTCAGAGGTGTCCATCCCAAGTTTCCTGATGGGGGGAAGATGTCTCAATACTTGGACAGTCTGAAAATAGGGGACACCATTGACTTCAGAGGACCAAGTGGCCTCCTTGTGTACAAAGGAAAAG GCAAGTTTGATATTCGGCCAGAAAAGAAAGCTGAACCAGTTACCAAGACAGTGAAATACGTGGGGATGATTGCAGGGGGCACTG GGATAACGCCTATGCTGCAGATCATTCGAGCAATCATAAAGGACAAAGATGACCCCACTGTTTGCCAGCTGCTGTTTGCTAATCAG TCTGAGAAGGATATCCTGTTACGTTCCGAGCTCGATGAGATCCAGGCTCAGAATCCCAGTCGCTTCAAGTGTTGGTACACGCTGGACACAGCACCTGAAA attgGGATTACAGCCAAGGATTTGTGAACCAAGAGATGATCAGAGACCACCTGCCCCCACCTCAGAACGATGTTCTGATCCTCATGTGTGGACCTCCTCCAATGATCCAGTACGCTTGCATTCCCAACCTGGACAAACTGGGCTATGCCAAGGACATGAGGTTCTCCTTCTAA
- the LOC134043469 gene encoding NADH-cytochrome b5 reductase 3 isoform X3: MRLFRNPRPAITLKDPEVKYALRLIDKEEVSHDTRRFRFALPSMEHVLGLPLGQHIYLSARIDGALVVRPYTPVSSDDDKGFVDLVVKVYFRGVHPKFPDGGKMSQYLDSLKIGDTIDFRGPSGLLVYKGKGKFDIRPEKKAEPVTKTVKYVGMIAGGTGITPMLQIIRAIIKDKDDPTVCQLLFANQSEKDILLRSELDEIQAQNPSRFKCWYTLDTAPENWDYSQGFVNQEMIRDHLPPPQNDVLILMCGPPPMIQYACIPNLDKLGYAKDMRFSF; the protein is encoded by the exons ATGAGGCTTTTCAGGAATCCCAGGCCTGCAATTACCCTGAAGGACCCAGAAGTGAAGTATGCACTGAGGCTGATTGATAAGGAG gAAGTTAGTCATGACACAAGGAGATTTCGATTTGCTCTCCCTTCCATGGAGCACGTTCTGGGTCTCCCTCTAG GGCAGCATATCTACCTGTCTGCACGGATTGATGGAGCTCTGGTTGTCAGACCTTACACTCCAGTTTCCAGTGATGATGACAAGGGCTTTGTGGATCTTGTTGTCAAG GTCTACTTCAGAGGTGTCCATCCCAAGTTTCCTGATGGGGGGAAGATGTCTCAATACTTGGACAGTCTGAAAATAGGGGACACCATTGACTTCAGAGGACCAAGTGGCCTCCTTGTGTACAAAGGAAAAG GCAAGTTTGATATTCGGCCAGAAAAGAAAGCTGAACCAGTTACCAAGACAGTGAAATACGTGGGGATGATTGCAGGGGGCACTG GGATAACGCCTATGCTGCAGATCATTCGAGCAATCATAAAGGACAAAGATGACCCCACTGTTTGCCAGCTGCTGTTTGCTAATCAG TCTGAGAAGGATATCCTGTTACGTTCCGAGCTCGATGAGATCCAGGCTCAGAATCCCAGTCGCTTCAAGTGTTGGTACACGCTGGACACAGCACCTGAAA attgGGATTACAGCCAAGGATTTGTGAACCAAGAGATGATCAGAGACCACCTGCCCCCACCTCAGAACGATGTTCTGATCCTCATGTGTGGACCTCCTCCAATGATCCAGTACGCTTGCATTCCCAACCTGGACAAACTGGGCTATGCCAAGGACATGAGGTTCTCCTTCTAA